From a single Crateriforma spongiae genomic region:
- the csrA gene encoding carbon storage regulator CsrA: MLVLSRHRDESIMIGDDVVVTIVDIRGDKVRLGIDAPQSIPVHRQEVYDAIQRENKRATQTGSGATKDVRPPRN; the protein is encoded by the coding sequence ATGCTGGTCCTTTCACGACACCGCGACGAAAGCATCATGATCGGCGACGACGTCGTCGTGACCATCGTTGATATCCGTGGCGACAAAGTCCGTCTGGGAATCGACGCCCCGCAGTCCATCCCGGTGCACCGTCAAGAAGTTTACGACGCGATCCAACGCGAAAACAAACGCGCGACGCAGACCGGCAGCGGGGCGACCAAAGACGTCCGTCCGCCTCGGAACTGA
- the kdsA gene encoding 3-deoxy-8-phosphooctulonate synthase, protein MNAAKNSSADSGADPGSAAQNVVAIPAANGGPAFRCGSGQPLMLIAGPCVLQDEDTSMRIAEVLAAINQSDQVNVVFKASFDKANRTSAAAKRGPGLEQGVEMLRRIGQASGLPVTTDVHLPTQCGVAAEVCSILQIPAFLARQTDLVVAAAETGRPVNVKKGQFMAPEDMRHVVAKATGAGDGGVLLCERGTFFGYGRLVNDMAGLVTMRNMGVPVVFDATHSVQRPGGLGDATGGNREMVEPLARAAVSVGIDALFFETHPQPERSPSDGPNMIPLDQFRPLIDRLLRLRQCVNELASIR, encoded by the coding sequence ATGAACGCTGCAAAAAACTCTTCCGCCGATTCCGGGGCCGACCCTGGTTCGGCGGCCCAAAATGTCGTCGCGATTCCTGCCGCCAACGGTGGACCCGCTTTTCGCTGCGGTTCTGGTCAACCGCTGATGCTGATCGCCGGCCCTTGCGTTTTGCAAGACGAAGACACTTCGATGCGGATCGCGGAGGTTTTGGCGGCGATCAATCAATCCGATCAGGTCAACGTGGTGTTCAAGGCCTCCTTTGACAAAGCCAACCGCACCAGCGCCGCGGCCAAGCGGGGCCCCGGGCTGGAACAAGGCGTGGAGATGCTTCGGCGGATCGGTCAGGCCAGCGGTTTGCCGGTGACCACCGACGTGCATTTACCCACACAATGCGGCGTGGCGGCTGAAGTCTGTTCGATCTTGCAGATCCCCGCGTTCCTCGCACGTCAAACCGATCTGGTCGTGGCGGCGGCGGAAACCGGACGCCCGGTGAATGTGAAAAAAGGCCAATTCATGGCCCCCGAAGACATGCGTCACGTCGTCGCCAAAGCAACCGGGGCGGGCGACGGCGGCGTCTTGTTGTGCGAACGTGGGACGTTTTTTGGCTACGGCCGTCTGGTCAACGACATGGCGGGTCTGGTCACCATGCGAAATATGGGTGTGCCGGTGGTGTTCGATGCCACGCACAGCGTCCAGCGACCCGGCGGACTGGGCGATGCGACCGGCGGCAACCGAGAGATGGTCGAACCGTTGGCCCGCGCCGCCGTATCAGTGGGTATCGACGCATTGTTTTTTGAAACCCACCCCCAGCCGGAACGGTCGCCCAGCGACGGTCCGAACATGATCCCGCTGGACCAGTTCCGCCCGCTGATCGATCGGCTGTTGCGATTGCGGCAGTGCGTCAACGAACTGGCGTCGATCCGCTAG
- a CDS encoding tetratricopeptide repeat protein, with product MSLLRPLSLLLVVCLFAGCGDDRDLVREIQASRQARVQTESKQDHLGEAFSLLQRLVELNPTRAQQQIRFHLNQWLQTRGDVPASGTPEIASTLRGVVPPEVLDEQIGGTNFVGGDVKHLRDAYLFRQIVQWVDRPGETDPLWMSWFEDGAGGLDPDSLDSLQTASRLFDWTVRNVALQPRVLTQPAPEPPPLPEGLEFRGAGYRQSDYETIWRGTGDGLQRAGVFEQLCRQAGLAAAILAVPSDDSGRLTPWAVGVMIGNEVYLFEPELGLPIPGPDQVGIATLKQARRDESVLRRLKVPGFFDYPFDKADVQQVTAMLNLMPEAVATRMKLLQESLTGQRRMTLYVDADDSSERWDAIAGVAGARWWPVPIQAEIYRAAMENQAMRDPFFAFWYQSQWLIMDAQAEMPQMLSQGRWRHLHGEFSDDEDDLTEGARTLYLSQRAPEFEIADLRIDLELQKAYGLRRELGMDNQQFEAQIAQVQRLMRQGKRTATYWLSLVQYDDGRIETARNWFDKRVLDPNQPTPWEPAARYNLARTEEQLGQTEAAVKLLKTVGDPQEQGNRIRARLIGRD from the coding sequence GTGTCATTGCTCCGCCCCCTAAGCCTATTGCTGGTCGTCTGTCTGTTCGCCGGTTGCGGTGACGATCGAGATCTTGTGCGAGAAATCCAGGCCTCCCGTCAGGCTCGGGTTCAAACCGAATCAAAACAGGATCATTTGGGCGAAGCGTTCAGCTTGTTGCAGCGTTTGGTCGAATTGAACCCGACCCGGGCCCAGCAACAGATCCGTTTTCACCTGAACCAGTGGTTGCAGACCCGCGGCGACGTTCCGGCATCAGGAACACCGGAGATCGCGTCGACGCTGCGTGGCGTGGTCCCGCCGGAAGTCTTGGACGAACAAATCGGCGGCACGAATTTCGTCGGCGGCGATGTGAAGCACCTGCGTGATGCCTATCTGTTTCGTCAGATCGTCCAGTGGGTGGACCGTCCCGGCGAAACGGATCCGTTGTGGATGTCGTGGTTCGAAGACGGGGCCGGCGGATTGGACCCCGACTCGCTGGATTCGCTGCAGACCGCTTCGCGACTGTTCGATTGGACGGTGCGAAATGTTGCCTTGCAGCCTCGCGTGTTGACCCAACCGGCACCGGAGCCGCCACCGTTGCCCGAAGGTTTGGAGTTTCGCGGTGCCGGTTATCGGCAAAGCGATTACGAAACGATTTGGCGTGGCACCGGCGATGGACTGCAACGAGCCGGCGTCTTTGAACAACTGTGTCGCCAAGCCGGATTGGCCGCTGCCATCTTGGCGGTGCCTTCGGATGATTCCGGTCGACTGACGCCGTGGGCGGTGGGAGTCATGATCGGTAACGAAGTCTATTTATTCGAGCCCGAATTGGGGCTGCCGATCCCAGGGCCGGACCAAGTGGGCATCGCCACGCTGAAACAAGCCCGTCGTGACGAATCGGTGTTGCGGCGATTGAAGGTCCCGGGTTTTTTCGATTATCCGTTCGACAAGGCCGACGTCCAGCAAGTCACCGCGATGTTGAACCTGATGCCCGAGGCGGTCGCAACGCGGATGAAGTTGTTGCAGGAATCGTTGACCGGCCAGCGACGGATGACTTTGTACGTCGACGCCGACGATTCCAGCGAACGCTGGGATGCCATCGCGGGCGTCGCCGGGGCACGCTGGTGGCCGGTCCCGATCCAGGCGGAGATCTACCGAGCGGCGATGGAAAACCAGGCCATGCGAGACCCGTTCTTTGCGTTCTGGTACCAGTCGCAGTGGCTGATCATGGATGCCCAGGCGGAGATGCCACAAATGTTGTCTCAAGGCCGATGGCGACACCTGCACGGTGAATTTTCGGATGACGAAGACGATTTGACCGAGGGCGCGCGGACGCTGTACCTGAGTCAACGGGCTCCCGAGTTTGAAATCGCCGACTTGAGGATCGATTTGGAACTGCAAAAGGCTTACGGTCTGCGTCGGGAATTGGGTATGGACAACCAGCAGTTCGAAGCCCAGATCGCTCAGGTGCAAAGGTTGATGCGTCAGGGAAAGCGAACCGCCACCTATTGGCTAAGTCTGGTTCAGTACGACGACGGCCGCATCGAAACCGCTCGCAACTGGTTCGACAAGCGAGTGTTGGATCCGAACCAACCGACGCCGTGGGAACCCGCCGCACGGTACAACCTGGCTCGTACCGAAGAACAGCTGGGACAGACCGAGGCCGCCGTGAAGCTGTTGAAAACTGTCGGTGATCCCCAAGAACAGGGGAACCGGATCCGCGCGCGTCTGATCGGACGTGACTGA
- a CDS encoding glycosyltransferase family 4 protein: MTDLATSPAPPDRPTVAIVAWQAIGTVAPGAGVPVGGMETAAWTFATGLARDERWRPIFVARSTRRLPNTHPTGVTIAAHVDRWMPVRRAVASALSDRPVRWTPRLIWQVFCLAITKPFRAADPMLRKPDPRLAKLDPPDVWITMGVNAESAGVIATAGDQQRPSLVLVQSNEDLNPRFADDPHFTSKYGVQSADVMFAIRNATHFVCQNQWQCDQLQKHFGRDSFLIRNAIDLHHFNQLRERFGPTSPRDDESNASSTLPFDQRPVDVLWIGRFENFHKRITTAIQIARQSPSLKFCFIANPSDPAVEADVLADPPDNVRFISRVPAKEMPNQFAQAKTFLCTGDPRYEGFPNVLLQAAAMGTPIVSLADFDQFFQRSGAGVVCDDPRNVPEVLSEFVTRRRSVDHSKVYDYLETHHSEPVICRHLADLLDRCLDDVR, translated from the coding sequence GTGACTGATTTGGCAACCTCCCCCGCACCGCCGGATCGCCCCACGGTGGCGATCGTCGCTTGGCAAGCGATTGGAACGGTTGCCCCTGGTGCGGGTGTGCCCGTCGGCGGAATGGAAACGGCCGCGTGGACGTTTGCCACCGGCCTGGCACGCGACGAACGATGGCGTCCGATCTTCGTCGCACGCTCCACGCGGCGTTTGCCAAACACTCATCCCACCGGCGTGACCATCGCCGCCCATGTCGATCGCTGGATGCCCGTGCGACGTGCCGTGGCCTCGGCACTGTCTGACCGGCCGGTACGTTGGACCCCGCGGCTGATCTGGCAAGTCTTTTGCCTGGCGATCACCAAGCCGTTTCGCGCCGCCGATCCGATGCTGCGAAAACCGGATCCCAGATTGGCGAAATTGGATCCGCCGGACGTTTGGATCACGATGGGCGTCAATGCCGAATCGGCGGGCGTGATCGCCACCGCTGGTGATCAGCAACGGCCCTCGCTGGTGCTGGTGCAAAGCAACGAAGACCTCAATCCACGATTCGCCGACGACCCCCATTTCACGTCAAAGTATGGCGTCCAATCGGCCGACGTCATGTTTGCGATTCGCAACGCCACTCATTTCGTCTGTCAGAATCAATGGCAATGCGATCAATTGCAAAAACACTTTGGACGTGATTCTTTTCTGATTCGAAACGCCATTGATTTGCATCATTTCAATCAGTTGCGAGAACGTTTCGGGCCGACATCACCACGCGACGATGAATCGAATGCATCGTCCACGCTACCCTTCGACCAGCGTCCGGTTGATGTTTTATGGATCGGAAGATTCGAGAATTTCCACAAACGAATCACCACGGCAATTCAGATTGCGCGGCAAAGTCCGTCACTGAAGTTTTGCTTCATCGCCAACCCATCGGATCCGGCGGTCGAAGCGGATGTCCTTGCTGATCCGCCCGATAACGTTCGCTTCATCAGTCGGGTGCCCGCGAAAGAGATGCCGAACCAGTTTGCCCAAGCCAAAACGTTTCTTTGCACCGGAGATCCGCGTTACGAAGGGTTTCCCAATGTGCTGCTTCAGGCGGCGGCGATGGGGACGCCGATCGTGTCGTTGGCTGATTTTGACCAGTTTTTTCAGCGATCGGGGGCCGGAGTCGTTTGTGATGATCCGCGGAACGTGCCCGAGGTGCTTTCCGAATTCGTTACTCGACGGCGAAGCGTGGATCATTCGAAGGTATACGATTATCTGGAGACACATCACAGCGAACCGGTCATTTGTCGCCACCTGGCCGATTTGCTGGATCGCTGCCTTGACGACGTTCGGTAA
- a CDS encoding TylF/MycF/NovP-related O-methyltransferase, whose translation MRFFVIARILRELFRGPVTPGKRLEALQKLGQQLVPGYRFMWPNPDWCLRESFDAYLRQQGEMDGFNTHKRWMLSQLLRMTWQVPGDTAECGVYRGSTSVLICQSNQRSSLNRHHYLFDSFCGLSAPDAKQDGDYWTEGDLSVSEQTARDALAKFDQTTFLTGWIPERFGEVGTKRFSFVHVDVDLYEPTRQSVEFFYDRLNPGGILLCDDYATEFCPGATRACDEVLADKPEKMIALSPGGGFMIKGLETEAEPFAT comes from the coding sequence GTGCGATTTTTCGTCATCGCCCGCATTTTGCGGGAACTGTTCCGCGGTCCCGTTACCCCCGGGAAACGTCTGGAAGCCCTTCAAAAACTGGGGCAACAGTTGGTTCCGGGATACCGATTCATGTGGCCAAATCCGGACTGGTGCCTTCGCGAATCGTTCGACGCCTACCTTCGCCAACAAGGCGAAATGGACGGCTTCAACACGCACAAACGATGGATGTTGTCACAACTGTTGCGAATGACCTGGCAAGTCCCCGGTGACACTGCCGAATGCGGCGTGTATCGAGGATCGACATCGGTTTTGATTTGTCAAAGCAACCAGCGGTCTTCGCTGAATCGACATCACTATCTGTTTGATTCGTTTTGTGGGCTGAGCGCCCCTGATGCCAAACAGGACGGTGATTACTGGACCGAGGGCGATTTGTCGGTCAGCGAGCAAACGGCTCGCGATGCTTTGGCAAAGTTCGACCAAACGACTTTTTTGACCGGCTGGATACCGGAACGGTTTGGCGAAGTTGGCACCAAACGTTTCAGTTTCGTTCACGTCGACGTGGATTTGTACGAACCGACGCGACAGAGTGTTGAATTCTTTTACGACCGATTGAATCCGGGCGGCATATTGTTGTGTGACGACTACGCGACGGAATTTTGCCCCGGCGCCACACGTGCGTGCGATGAAGTCTTGGCCGACAAGCCCGAAAAAATGATCGCCCTGTCGCCCGGTGGTGGATTCATGATCAAAGGGTTGGAAACCGAAGCGGAGCCTTTCGCAACTTGA
- a CDS encoding DUF1559 domain-containing protein, with product MIFPVFRFRSLHDAPTHRKSRRGAFTLVELLVVIAIIGVLVGLLLPAVQGAREAARRMECSNNLRQIALASHNYASAFKQFPPGYQSHPTSNGSVPSWVTIDSTTWDAGSGWGWGSMLLPFAEQTAVADQIRFDRPVWDPENEAAIAATIPMYLCPSSTGGDQPFEVLNESGNALSISGRNIRVGRSHYVASHGQESCWGECGSAAVGIVFDDIYQGTTRTVQIDGDASRVADGPFYRNSRTRFRDVTDGTSQTIFFGEHASALSEKTWVGVVPGAFTHPQFLSPENGADAAATLTLVHAGPSGGELDITGQPIIHPINFPTYHVGQMYSQHVGGGNVAYGDGSVRFVTNFVDLILWAEMSSMNEREQIDWSRL from the coding sequence ATGATCTTTCCTGTTTTTCGATTCCGCAGCCTGCATGACGCTCCCACCCACCGCAAATCGCGACGCGGTGCTTTCACCCTGGTCGAACTGCTGGTGGTGATCGCCATCATCGGCGTCTTAGTGGGACTCTTGTTGCCGGCGGTCCAAGGTGCGCGTGAAGCGGCACGGCGGATGGAATGCAGCAACAACCTGCGGCAAATCGCACTGGCGTCGCACAACTACGCTTCGGCGTTCAAGCAGTTCCCACCGGGCTACCAATCGCATCCGACCAGCAATGGAAGCGTTCCCTCGTGGGTCACCATCGATTCGACGACCTGGGACGCGGGCTCGGGATGGGGCTGGGGATCGATGCTGCTGCCCTTCGCCGAACAGACCGCCGTTGCGGATCAGATTCGCTTTGATCGACCGGTTTGGGACCCGGAAAACGAAGCCGCGATCGCGGCGACCATACCGATGTACCTGTGTCCCTCGTCGACCGGTGGTGACCAACCTTTCGAGGTTTTGAATGAATCGGGAAATGCGTTGTCGATATCCGGTCGCAACATCCGTGTCGGCCGCAGTCATTACGTGGCCAGCCATGGCCAAGAAAGCTGCTGGGGCGAATGCGGTTCCGCCGCGGTGGGAATCGTTTTCGACGATATCTATCAGGGCACCACTCGGACGGTACAGATTGACGGCGACGCCAGTCGCGTTGCCGATGGCCCGTTCTATCGAAATTCACGCACTCGATTTCGCGATGTGACCGACGGCACCAGCCAGACGATTTTCTTCGGCGAACACGCATCGGCGCTCAGCGAAAAAACGTGGGTCGGTGTCGTGCCCGGGGCGTTCACGCACCCACAGTTCCTGTCGCCTGAAAACGGTGCCGACGCCGCGGCGACGTTGACGTTGGTGCACGCCGGTCCGTCCGGAGGCGAATTGGATATCACCGGGCAACCCATCATCCACCCGATCAATTTCCCGACCTATCACGTCGGCCAGATGTACAGCCAGCACGTTGGCGGCGGCAACGTGGCTTACGGCGACGGATCAGTACGCTTCGTCACAAATTTCGTCGATCTGATCTTGTGGGCGGAGATGTCCAGCATGAACGAACGCGAACAAATCGACTGGAGTCGACTGTGA
- the mntR gene encoding manganese-binding transcriptional regulator MntR, producing MTANSHQRTRDDHASETAEDYVEAIADAIAKNGVCRSVDLVNFFSVTHATVNRTVARLQRDGYVTTAAYQPIELTEAGRRLATQSRRRHAVVYAFLRAMGVSESSAAADSEGIEHHVSDETLAMMKRVVEKGWPQA from the coding sequence GTGACAGCGAACTCACACCAGCGGACCCGCGACGACCACGCCAGCGAAACGGCGGAGGACTATGTGGAAGCGATTGCCGATGCGATCGCCAAAAATGGGGTTTGCCGATCGGTGGACTTGGTGAATTTCTTTTCGGTGACGCATGCGACGGTGAATCGAACCGTGGCGCGTCTTCAGCGAGACGGTTATGTGACCACGGCGGCGTATCAGCCGATCGAATTGACCGAGGCGGGACGCCGCTTGGCGACACAAAGTCGACGTCGACACGCGGTGGTCTACGCATTCTTACGCGCGATGGGGGTCAGCGAGTCATCGGCCGCCGCCGACAGCGAAGGCATCGAACATCATGTCAGTGATGAAACCCTGGCGATGATGAAACGCGTGGTCGAAAAGGGATGGCCCCAGGCCTAG
- a CDS encoding cytochrome c oxidase subunit 3 — translation MPRSNKNRPHKLPSDHRAQQGGMLFLLSLVIFFLSSLLLYGLYAYWRRDDPQSQMPLPLTFLISTGCLLAISGLVHAATRTVRRQKRWQTSILLITSSIAAVLFMYVQFRSMRTMMSGSDVAEGIGRGVIGMVFVLAFLHALHVAGGIISLAIVSVRSVLGKYDHERHWPVDFAAHYWHFLDVVWLMMLATFWMTTGGFA, via the coding sequence ATGCCACGATCCAACAAAAATCGCCCCCACAAACTTCCCAGCGATCACCGTGCCCAGCAAGGCGGCATGCTGTTTCTGTTGTCGTTGGTGATCTTTTTTCTATCCAGTCTGTTGTTGTACGGGTTGTACGCGTATTGGCGTCGCGATGATCCACAGTCGCAGATGCCGCTGCCACTGACTTTTTTGATCAGCACGGGGTGTCTGCTGGCGATCAGCGGGCTCGTTCATGCGGCGACCCGGACCGTTCGACGACAGAAACGATGGCAGACCAGTATCTTACTGATTACCAGCAGCATCGCAGCGGTCCTGTTCATGTACGTCCAATTTCGATCGATGCGGACGATGATGTCGGGTTCCGATGTCGCCGAAGGGATCGGCCGCGGCGTGATCGGAATGGTGTTCGTGTTAGCGTTCTTGCATGCCCTGCATGTGGCCGGCGGGATCATTTCCCTGGCAATCGTTTCGGTGCGTTCGGTGTTGGGAAAGTACGATCATGAACGACACTGGCCGGTCGATTTCGCTGCCCACTACTGGCATTTCTTAGACGTGGTTTGGCTGATGATGCTGGCGACGTTTTGGATGACCACCGGCGGATTCGCTTAA
- a CDS encoding tetratricopeptide repeat protein, with translation MNRKRNPPGRQASQVAGDKDADRGNDPESPTTKPRSSPGRLLVLGVALVALLIVAVLWGIGRWDAKVESQYDNLLASQQYDAAAEVIQRRVWPLSPAEQAVKRARIARLKLQYTLADQTLAAVDAEPGEFPRLDREAELLQLQETGEASSSKLQRLLEGAPDDTNALFEAWTIGQLNTQNFAAAGGVLSQWMQSEPSQATPRFYMGAMLNTQSDYVTAETYFREALRLDPDFDNARLGLIEVLARQNRQDVALPIAKRLIRRRPDDAEALMWRAQLLTDLNRPAEAEPDLRQALRLQPELYDARLMLGKTLLQQGRAQEAKETLLPILQTFEKDVATLYLLARCDAQLGATTDSDQWLDQYVQAKALKRSLFHRTQKMNERLRQGVQATPDQLNQMARDHMAADWKAALPWLRDMADKDQARRWRLVYFQASGNANAEEEIRLQID, from the coding sequence ATGAATCGCAAACGGAATCCCCCAGGCCGACAAGCATCCCAGGTTGCCGGCGATAAAGATGCCGACCGTGGCAACGATCCCGAATCGCCCACGACCAAGCCGCGGTCGTCTCCCGGGCGATTGTTGGTACTGGGCGTCGCCCTGGTCGCCTTGTTGATTGTCGCGGTGCTGTGGGGAATCGGCCGCTGGGACGCAAAGGTCGAATCACAGTACGACAACCTATTGGCGTCGCAGCAGTACGACGCGGCCGCTGAAGTCATACAGCGACGCGTTTGGCCGCTTTCGCCAGCCGAACAAGCCGTCAAACGCGCACGAATCGCGCGATTGAAACTGCAATACACACTGGCCGATCAAACACTGGCGGCGGTCGACGCAGAACCCGGCGAATTCCCAAGGTTGGACCGCGAAGCCGAATTGCTGCAGTTGCAGGAAACAGGCGAAGCCAGTTCGTCGAAACTTCAGCGTTTGTTGGAAGGCGCCCCTGACGACACGAACGCGTTGTTTGAAGCGTGGACCATCGGCCAGCTGAACACGCAAAACTTTGCCGCCGCCGGCGGCGTTCTTTCGCAGTGGATGCAGTCCGAACCGAGCCAAGCCACGCCCCGGTTCTATATGGGCGCAATGCTGAACACGCAAAGCGATTACGTCACCGCCGAGACGTACTTTCGCGAAGCGTTACGCTTGGACCCCGACTTTGACAACGCACGACTGGGGCTGATCGAAGTCCTGGCACGCCAAAACCGCCAAGACGTCGCGCTGCCGATTGCCAAACGACTGATCCGACGACGTCCCGACGACGCGGAAGCATTGATGTGGCGGGCGCAGCTATTGACCGATTTGAATCGCCCCGCGGAAGCCGAACCTGATTTGCGTCAAGCACTTCGATTGCAACCCGAACTGTACGATGCGCGATTGATGCTGGGGAAAACGCTGTTGCAGCAGGGCAGGGCACAGGAGGCCAAGGAGACGTTGTTGCCCATATTGCAGACGTTCGAAAAAGACGTCGCAACGCTGTACCTGCTGGCACGCTGTGACGCGCAACTGGGTGCCACGACGGACTCGGATCAATGGCTGGATCAATACGTCCAGGCAAAAGCGTTGAAGCGATCGTTGTTTCATCGCACCCAAAAGATGAACGAACGACTGCGTCAGGGCGTCCAGGCCACCCCGGATCAACTGAATCAGATGGCCCGCGATCACATGGCCGCGGATTGGAAGGCGGCTTTGCCCTGGTTGCGCGACATGGCCGATAAGGATCAAGCACGCCGGTGGCGTTTGGTTTATTTCCAGGCCAGCGGAAATGCGAACGCCGAAGAAGAAATTCGGTTGCAAATCGATTAA
- a CDS encoding FG-GAP repeat domain-containing protein: MNPRHADPTTPDTKVRPAFWTSKRRIGNFFLFGVAVWAATTLALPRPSASDSSGPNRRASSAAFVAASQSKRHDLPLHRVAANDAPPTDIASIRAFCGDCHPMPDPTHLPAGYWPQQVLDKIALYHQSRRNDLVIPDYQAIVDYFVKDAPPGYQFPPPVKSLDTTFQAVPLRWDGEKDLMAVSSTLPLADKRTPEDAISMAVTDLWTGVIKRLEFHRSESGEASKVDVTSTLLGRGGNPSRIHEADLDADGIMDYVVSDLGSMAPQDERQGSVWWLQGQSDGGFRRHALRLGLTRVADALPFDYDGDGDLDLIIADFGLYFSGGVEIMRQTGIQNGIPQFETEVLDPRDGCIEILIADFNDDGLDDLITLVTQNAESIDLYLNRGDGQLERKNLHTGNTPTLGSSGIEVVDLDKDGDLDVVYTCGDTFDDNMAKPFHHIGWLENEGTFPLTPHELFPMPGVYTATVGDIDQDGDLDIAACSLLSQHQVDAYPPGSFPSVVWLEQTEDMEFAPHVLETDRCHAATCRLIDIDRDGDLDLYVPPLTVEMTPQTEYVWWMNRTIDGPVPSDESAEPAAAQ, from the coding sequence TTGAATCCACGTCACGCCGATCCCACCACGCCGGACACCAAAGTTCGTCCGGCATTCTGGACTTCCAAACGCCGAATCGGAAACTTTTTCCTGTTCGGCGTTGCCGTTTGGGCCGCCACCACGTTGGCGTTGCCACGGCCTTCTGCGTCCGATTCCTCAGGCCCCAACCGGCGTGCATCGTCGGCGGCATTCGTTGCCGCGTCGCAATCGAAGCGGCACGACTTGCCGCTTCACCGGGTCGCCGCCAATGATGCACCGCCCACTGACATCGCGTCCATTCGGGCGTTCTGTGGTGACTGTCACCCGATGCCGGACCCCACGCACTTGCCAGCCGGATACTGGCCCCAACAGGTGCTGGACAAGATCGCTCTTTATCACCAATCCAGACGCAACGACTTGGTGATTCCCGATTACCAGGCGATCGTCGACTACTTTGTCAAAGACGCGCCGCCGGGATATCAGTTTCCGCCACCAGTGAAATCGCTGGACACCACGTTCCAGGCCGTGCCGCTGCGATGGGACGGCGAAAAGGACTTGATGGCGGTGTCATCGACGTTGCCGCTGGCCGACAAACGCACTCCCGAAGACGCGATTTCGATGGCGGTGACTGATTTGTGGACCGGCGTCATCAAGCGTCTGGAGTTCCATCGTTCCGAATCGGGCGAAGCGTCCAAAGTCGACGTGACGTCGACGCTGTTGGGCCGCGGCGGAAATCCGTCACGAATCCATGAAGCCGATTTGGACGCCGACGGAATCATGGACTATGTCGTTTCCGACTTGGGTTCGATGGCACCCCAAGATGAACGTCAAGGTTCGGTGTGGTGGTTGCAGGGACAAAGCGATGGTGGCTTTCGCCGACATGCACTGCGTTTGGGCCTGACACGGGTGGCCGACGCCCTGCCGTTTGATTACGACGGGGACGGTGACTTGGACCTGATCATCGCGGATTTCGGTCTGTATTTCTCCGGTGGCGTCGAAATCATGCGTCAGACTGGAATCCAAAACGGCATCCCACAATTCGAAACGGAGGTCCTGGACCCACGTGATGGATGCATCGAAATTCTGATTGCCGATTTCAACGACGATGGCTTGGATGACCTGATCACCCTGGTGACCCAGAACGCCGAATCAATCGACTTGTATTTGAACCGTGGCGATGGGCAGCTGGAACGAAAGAATCTGCACACCGGCAACACACCGACACTCGGCAGCAGCGGGATCGAAGTGGTCGATCTGGACAAAGATGGCGATCTGGATGTGGTTTACACCTGCGGCGACACCTTTGATGACAACATGGCCAAACCGTTTCACCACATCGGATGGTTGGAAAACGAAGGCACGTTTCCGTTAACGCCCCACGAGTTATTTCCCATGCCCGGGGTGTACACCGCGACGGTCGGCGACATCGACCAAGATGGTGATTTGGATATCGCGGCCTGTTCGCTTTTGTCACAGCATCAGGTTGACGCTTATCCCCCGGGTTCCTTTCCGTCGGTCGTGTGGCTGGAACAGACCGAAGACATGGAATTTGCACCGCATGTTTTGGAAACCGACCGGTGCCACGCGGCGACCTGCCGACTGATCGATATCGACCGCGATGGCGATTTGGATCTTTATGTTCCACCACTGACCGTCGAAATGACGCCGCAAACCGAGTACGTTTGGTGGATGAATCGCACGATCGACGGGCCTGTTCCGTCTGACGAATCCGCCGAACCAGCGGCGGCCCAGTGA